In Alphaproteobacteria bacterium US3C007, one genomic interval encodes:
- a CDS encoding sugar ABC transporter ATP-binding protein: MTALLKLSGVSRSFGAIQALKAVDFEIGAGEIMGLVGENGAGKSTLVKIISGFDDGYTGDFSLNGESQRFSSPLKAERAGVAIAQQELSLIPAMSVAENVFISGEHAPIFATKSSLARKASPFLKEVGLEDVDPYIPVERLSVGEQQLVEVARLLAQQPQILILDEPTAALGESDSIRILAMVQRLAQRGKSIIYVSHRMDEIFKICDRITVLRDGQSQEARTAKELDVPSLVELMLGRELANMFPAHPEILRTKPLLEVRDVWPDGTLEPFTFAVYPGEILGLAGQLGSGSGDVLAAISGARQSRSGRIIYNGESFLAKSPKEAIARGIAYCSDDRKLDGLFLGRPIIENLTSPALGAISKRGIIDLKAERDLALSNGTKFTVDVTRLDNEAGVLSGGNQQKVALGKWLAIEPKIILVNEPTRGVDVGARAEIYAKLRDLANDGAAVVFASTDIQEVTGLADRVISFYRGMQVGELALNDITPTNVLQQITHPFRDEDKQIKVVS, from the coding sequence ATGACCGCATTATTGAAATTATCCGGTGTTTCACGCTCATTTGGCGCAATTCAGGCCTTAAAGGCTGTTGATTTCGAAATCGGCGCCGGCGAAATAATGGGTTTGGTTGGCGAAAACGGGGCCGGCAAATCAACTTTGGTAAAAATCATCAGTGGATTTGACGATGGATATACTGGTGATTTTAGCCTGAACGGGGAAAGCCAACGGTTTTCAAGCCCCCTTAAAGCTGAGCGGGCAGGGGTCGCCATCGCACAACAAGAGCTGAGCTTGATACCGGCAATGAGCGTGGCTGAAAACGTTTTTATTTCTGGAGAGCACGCTCCGATTTTTGCCACCAAAAGCAGTTTGGCGCGCAAAGCAAGCCCGTTTCTTAAAGAGGTTGGGCTTGAAGATGTAGATCCTTATATACCCGTTGAACGCTTGTCTGTTGGGGAACAGCAATTGGTTGAAGTGGCGCGATTGCTTGCGCAACAGCCGCAGATTTTAATCTTAGATGAACCAACGGCGGCGTTGGGAGAAAGCGATTCCATTCGTATTCTTGCGATGGTTCAGCGGTTGGCCCAACGCGGTAAGTCGATTATCTACGTCAGCCACCGCATGGATGAAATCTTCAAAATTTGTGATCGGATTACCGTCTTGCGCGACGGTCAAAGCCAAGAAGCGCGCACGGCAAAAGAGCTTGATGTGCCCTCCTTGGTGGAATTGATGTTGGGCCGCGAGCTTGCAAACATGTTTCCTGCCCACCCCGAAATTCTGCGCACAAAGCCCCTGTTGGAGGTTCGCGATGTTTGGCCCGATGGGACTTTAGAGCCGTTTACCTTCGCCGTATATCCTGGAGAAATCTTGGGCTTGGCGGGGCAGCTTGGATCTGGGTCAGGCGATGTTCTAGCTGCGATCTCAGGCGCGCGACAATCGCGCAGCGGGCGCATTATTTATAATGGCGAAAGCTTTCTGGCCAAATCGCCAAAAGAGGCAATCGCCCGCGGCATCGCATATTGCTCGGATGATCGAAAACTGGATGGTTTGTTTCTTGGACGTCCGATAATAGAAAACCTGACCTCGCCCGCTTTGGGGGCGATTTCAAAGCGCGGCATAATTGATTTGAAAGCCGAACGCGATCTCGCCCTATCAAATGGTACAAAATTTACCGTAGATGTGACCCGGCTTGATAATGAAGCAGGCGTTCTATCCGGGGGAAATCAGCAAAAAGTCGCATTGGGGAAATGGCTGGCGATCGAGCCTAAAATTATCTTGGTGAATGAGCCGACACGCGGCGTGGATGTGGGTGCCCGCGCCGAGATTTATGCAAAGCTGCGCGATTTGGCAAATGATGGCGCTGCGGTTGTTTTCGCATCTACGGATATTCAAGAGGTTACCGGTCTGGCAGATCGAGTGATTAGTTTTTATCGCGGGATGCAGGTGGGTGAATTGGCGTTAAACGACATCACACCCACCAATGTTTTGCAACAAATAACCCATCCTTTTAGGGATGAAGACAAGCAGATAAAGGTGGTGTCCTAA
- a CDS encoding ABC transporter permease, translated as MRSASRGMTAKFEGLVQNYSGLVVALVALFLVIFVVGMATAPNFLTVFNLKTIVRDAALVGIMAIGLTFVTLSGNFFLLSLKETAALSIIAFATSMSAGYGFEISFLFTMVIAILTGSAQGVLIGLGGNPIVVTLGAAGLLYGLGAYWSDNLVVSFRRPHGAEWLGTGSFLGLPNITIAFILIAIVAELTLRFTNFGRQVYLIGANRAAGRATGHENFGMAIKTCTIASVCAAFVAIAFSAQVSSAQVNYFSSEFGSSGDMTIMVIATVMVGGNSIMGGYGSTIRSSLGAVFISSVDNMMVLHGFNSGPRVLAVGLMIVFSIMVFALVRRGSRSQE; from the coding sequence ATGCGCAGCGCTTCTCGTGGTATGACCGCAAAGTTTGAGGGTTTGGTTCAGAATTATTCTGGGTTGGTGGTCGCTCTAGTGGCACTTTTTCTTGTTATCTTCGTTGTTGGCATGGCAACAGCGCCAAACTTTTTGACTGTTTTTAACCTTAAAACAATCGTGAGAGATGCCGCTTTGGTGGGCATCATGGCGATTGGGTTGACCTTTGTAACTCTATCGGGGAATTTTTTCCTGTTGTCGCTCAAAGAAACCGCTGCGCTTAGCATCATTGCTTTTGCAACTTCGATGTCGGCAGGCTACGGGTTTGAAATTTCCTTTTTGTTTACAATGGTTATTGCGATTCTGACGGGCAGCGCGCAGGGCGTGCTAATCGGTCTTGGCGGAAATCCGATTGTTGTGACGCTTGGAGCCGCTGGATTGCTATATGGTCTTGGTGCCTATTGGAGCGACAATCTGGTTGTGTCTTTTCGTCGACCGCACGGGGCAGAATGGCTTGGTACAGGATCTTTCTTGGGCCTTCCCAATATAACCATTGCCTTTATTCTCATAGCGATTGTAGCCGAGTTAACTCTAAGGTTCACAAATTTTGGTCGGCAGGTGTATTTGATTGGTGCCAACCGCGCGGCGGGACGTGCTACGGGGCATGAAAATTTTGGTATGGCTATTAAGACTTGTACCATTGCATCAGTCTGCGCGGCTTTTGTGGCCATCGCATTTTCGGCGCAAGTCTCAAGCGCTCAAGTGAATTACTTTTCATCTGAATTTGGGTCGAGCGGGGATATGACGATTATGGTGATCGCGACGGTCATGGTGGGGGGCAATTCCATTATGGGGGGGTATGGATCAACCATTCGGTCGAGTTTGGGCGCAGTTTTCATTTCTTCTGTGGATAATATGATGGTGCTGCACGGGT